From one Phytohabitans houttuyneae genomic stretch:
- a CDS encoding TadE/TadG family type IV pilus assembly protein: MLARVRAGLTGRLRRLTAAGDAGSSTAEAVLVTPLLVAVLMLVVLCGRLVSAQIDLQAAASAAARSASIARSEAAARVEADRTARDTLAARGVTCRQVTVTVSTGGLRPGGAVTVTVSCTVPLADLALLSVPGSRTVQASATSPVDAWRGVALGLANADRSGRPAASTDRHHGPAFV; this comes from the coding sequence ATGCTGGCACGAGTACGCGCTGGGCTGACTGGCCGGCTGCGGCGCCTGACCGCCGCTGGTGACGCGGGGTCCAGCACTGCCGAAGCGGTGCTGGTCACCCCGCTGCTCGTCGCCGTGCTGATGCTCGTCGTCCTGTGTGGACGGCTGGTGTCCGCGCAGATCGACCTGCAGGCCGCTGCCAGCGCCGCGGCCCGGTCCGCCTCCATCGCCCGCAGCGAGGCTGCCGCCCGCGTGGAGGCCGACCGCACTGCCCGGGACACCCTCGCCGCCCGAGGTGTCACCTGCCGACAGGTCACCGTCACCGTTTCGACCGGCGGGCTACGCCCCGGCGGCGCGGTCACCGTCACTGTCTCGTGCACGGTCCCGCTAGCCGATCTCGCATTGCTGTCCGTCCCCGGCTCCCGGACGGTGCAGGCATCGGCGACCTCGCCTGTCGACGCATGGCGCGGCGTAGCTCTCGGATTGGCGAATGCTGACCGGTCTGGCCGCCCAGCCGCATCAACTGATCGTCACCACGGCCCTGCGTTTGTGTGA
- a CDS encoding DUF6907 domain-containing protein, with translation MDKLTLPPAAARAPHPAHCPPWCVDCRHYDTEPHRALLHRGPAETVPMYDEGCALVETSVRTAFWDKAPGWIGTDPADLERPYVEVTVPTDFPLQLSLSPDQARAFAAALLRAADTTDRASTTTTPH, from the coding sequence GTGGACAAGTTGACGCTGCCGCCGGCTGCGGCGCGGGCGCCGCACCCGGCGCACTGCCCGCCCTGGTGCGTGGACTGCCGCCACTACGACACCGAACCGCACCGCGCCCTGCTGCACCGGGGACCGGCCGAAACAGTGCCCATGTACGACGAAGGATGCGCGCTGGTCGAGACGTCCGTACGGACCGCGTTCTGGGACAAGGCACCAGGCTGGATCGGCACCGACCCAGCCGACCTCGAACGCCCCTACGTGGAGGTCACCGTCCCCACCGACTTCCCGCTCCAGCTGAGCCTCAGCCCGGACCAGGCCCGCGCCTTCGCCGCCGCGCTGCTGCGCGCCGCCGACACCACCGACCGGGCATCCACCACGACCACTCCACACTGA
- a CDS encoding SAF domain-containing protein, with protein sequence MPFIALGGLLVIVCVLAYAYGAVQLGDRIQVLAVARPVAAGQAFTTADLRQVSAARDPNVPLIPAAQASQVIGRTAVVPLLPGTLLTPALMGDAAFPPSGKVTASVALKPGQYPQGLAAGARVAVYVAANPSSNSAPGGGASNSTPPARLPAVVLGVDLTGDGQGATVITLLLDASDGARLAAASAGAVVLMQAAPDGS encoded by the coding sequence ATGCCGTTCATCGCGCTCGGTGGGCTCCTGGTCATCGTGTGCGTGCTGGCCTATGCCTACGGCGCGGTCCAGCTGGGTGACCGTATCCAGGTGCTCGCGGTAGCGCGGCCGGTCGCGGCGGGGCAAGCATTCACTACCGCTGACTTAAGGCAGGTGTCGGCCGCCCGCGATCCGAACGTGCCGCTGATCCCGGCCGCGCAGGCTAGCCAGGTGATCGGCCGTACCGCTGTGGTGCCGCTGCTCCCCGGCACCCTGCTGACTCCAGCGCTGATGGGCGATGCGGCCTTCCCACCGTCGGGGAAGGTGACCGCCTCGGTGGCGCTCAAGCCGGGCCAGTATCCGCAAGGGCTAGCCGCGGGCGCCCGAGTCGCCGTGTACGTGGCGGCCAACCCATCGAGCAACAGCGCCCCAGGCGGCGGCGCCAGCAACTCGACGCCACCAGCCCGGCTGCCAGCTGTAGTGCTCGGCGTGGACCTGACCGGGGATGGGCAGGGCGCCACGGTGATCACGCTGCTGTTGGACGCCTCGGACGGTGCCCGGCTTGCGGCCGCGTCGGCGGGTGCGGTGGTGCTGATGCAGGCCGCACCGGACGGGAGCTAA
- a CDS encoding CpaF family protein: MSQPFAAFPVAKASLRTVNGHRPDGYPDSATGDIDPSGEAALVRRIRQDVAKQLTRATRAHETATGTPMPTQERDALTRRLVTEALDVYGTDEMDGGRARLHPQVESRISRTVTNTLLGAGGLQPWLNSPDVEGIVANGCDQVFVTFTGNQEQRVAPIADSDEEMVELVRVLAARTGNEERRWDRAAPMLNLQLPDGSRLNAVMDVTRRPSLSIRRHRFMTMTLPELLQLGAIDAALAEFLRAAVAARLNMVAGGPTNAGKTTFLRGLASAIPPYERLVTIEDTYELGFDADKQRHPNVVAMQARDANVEGEGAVTMAMLFRNGLRMSPSRVFVGEVRGDEVIPLLNAMSQGNDGSMSTIHASSSVGVFRKLALYAAQSPERLEQATTNLHIAEGLHLVIQLRLTLDGRRFVTSVREVVDADGLQVASNEVFRPGPDGRAVPGAPPSTGLMEKLVYHGFDPGLLQRRQGWWDTTTTWGQQ; this comes from the coding sequence ATGAGCCAGCCGTTCGCCGCGTTCCCGGTCGCCAAGGCAAGCCTGCGCACGGTCAACGGTCACCGACCGGACGGCTACCCCGACTCGGCCACCGGCGACATCGACCCAAGCGGCGAGGCGGCGTTGGTCCGCCGCATCCGCCAGGATGTGGCCAAGCAGCTGACCCGCGCCACCCGCGCCCACGAGACCGCCACCGGCACGCCTATGCCCACGCAGGAGCGGGACGCGCTGACCCGCCGCCTGGTCACCGAGGCGCTCGACGTGTATGGCACCGACGAAATGGACGGCGGCCGGGCGCGACTGCATCCTCAGGTCGAGTCCCGCATCTCCCGCACGGTCACCAACACGCTGCTGGGCGCCGGTGGCTTGCAGCCGTGGCTGAACAGCCCAGACGTGGAGGGCATCGTCGCCAACGGCTGCGACCAGGTCTTCGTCACCTTCACCGGCAACCAGGAGCAACGCGTCGCCCCGATCGCCGACTCCGACGAGGAAATGGTCGAGCTGGTTCGTGTGCTGGCGGCGCGGACTGGTAATGAGGAGCGGCGCTGGGACCGTGCCGCACCGATGTTGAACTTGCAGCTGCCGGACGGGTCCAGGTTGAACGCGGTGATGGACGTGACCAGGCGGCCCTCGCTGTCGATCCGGCGGCACCGGTTCATGACCATGACCCTGCCCGAGCTACTCCAGCTCGGCGCGATCGACGCCGCCCTGGCCGAGTTTCTACGGGCGGCGGTGGCGGCTCGGTTGAACATGGTCGCGGGTGGGCCGACCAATGCCGGCAAGACCACGTTCCTGCGCGGGCTCGCCTCCGCCATCCCGCCATACGAGCGGCTGGTCACGATCGAGGATACCTACGAGCTCGGCTTCGACGCGGACAAGCAGCGTCACCCGAACGTGGTCGCGATGCAGGCCCGGGACGCGAACGTCGAAGGCGAAGGTGCCGTGACGATGGCGATGCTGTTCCGTAACGGGCTGCGGATGTCGCCGTCGCGGGTGTTCGTGGGCGAGGTCCGCGGTGACGAAGTGATCCCGTTGTTGAACGCTATGTCGCAGGGCAACGACGGCTCGATGTCGACGATCCACGCCTCGTCCAGCGTCGGCGTGTTCCGCAAGCTCGCCCTGTACGCCGCGCAAAGTCCCGAACGGTTGGAGCAGGCGACGACGAACCTGCACATCGCCGAAGGTTTGCATTTGGTCATCCAGCTTCGGCTCACCCTCGACGGGCGGCGGTTCGTTACCAGCGTCCGCGAGGTCGTCGACGCGGACGGCCTGCAGGTCGCCTCGAACGAGGTCTTCCGGCCTGGACCGGATGGGCGGGCGGTGCCCGGGGCGCCGCCGTCCACCGGCCTGATGGAGAAGCTGGTCTACCACGGCTTCGACCCGGGGCTGCTGCAACGCCGGCAGGGCTGGTGGGACACCACGACGACGTGGGGCCAGCAATGA
- a CDS encoding TadE family protein gives MTARPDSGTATAELVIAMPLLLLIVMFVFQAGVAWHATHVAQAAATRAANAAAAYQSSAAAGHDAGGQTLAAIGDGVLKNPSVSVTRTATEVRVEIVGTAATVVPGINWTVRAVVVRPVERFVPDTATGTEGTQ, from the coding sequence CTGACCGCCCGCCCCGACTCCGGCACGGCCACGGCCGAGCTGGTCATCGCCATGCCGCTGCTGCTGCTCATCGTCATGTTCGTCTTCCAAGCAGGGGTGGCGTGGCACGCCACGCACGTCGCCCAGGCCGCCGCGACCCGTGCCGCGAACGCTGCCGCCGCCTACCAATCAAGCGCCGCCGCCGGCCACGACGCGGGCGGACAGACCCTCGCCGCGATCGGTGACGGCGTGCTCAAGAACCCGTCGGTATCGGTCACCCGCACCGCCACCGAGGTTCGCGTCGAGATCGTCGGGACCGCCGCCACCGTGGTCCCCGGGATCAACTGGACGGTTCGCGCCGTCGTGGTCCGGCCGGTGGAACGGTTCGTGCCCGACACCGCGACCGGAACCGAAGGGACGCAGTGA
- a CDS encoding STAS domain-containing protein, with protein MHTPGRLACRVEEHGDTIHLIAMGDLDHDTRDTFEAAVQAVLTKQPGTVVLDLTAVPFLSSEGVSALIDADRRATDTGVTLTITPSPFLRRRLDMFGLTGVLTLTPDTLI; from the coding sequence ATGCACACCCCTGGTCGGTTGGCGTGCCGGGTCGAGGAACACGGCGACACCATCCATCTGATCGCGATGGGCGACCTGGATCACGACACCCGCGACACGTTCGAGGCCGCCGTCCAAGCCGTGCTGACCAAGCAGCCGGGCACCGTCGTGTTGGACCTGACCGCCGTGCCGTTCCTGTCATCCGAGGGTGTCAGTGCCCTGATCGACGCAGACCGCCGTGCCACCGACACCGGCGTCACGCTCACCATCACACCGAGTCCGTTCCTACGGCGCCGCCTCGACATGTTCGGCCTCACCGGCGTACTCACCCTGACCCCCGACACACTCATCTAA
- a CDS encoding type II secretion system F family protein has translation MVLTLPVAALLGLGTGLGLLLVAVGLTGRDPDPPGVDESSSWWSRFTSARGPVDRRRLAGCLAVGVLVGVVTRWPVAAALSAVAAWVLPQIIGPDGGHARRVARVDAVAVWTEALRDNLSGASGLEQSLMASAIEAPEPIRDEVTRLAVRLQRGWRLRDALQAFATELGDPTADLVVAGLLMAARGSAGQLGEVLGELAASARAKVASRQRVAAGRRRNRTSARVIVGTTLAMAGLLALLNRGYLRPFDTPTGQLVLLVAGACFGLAFWWLTVLMRDRDITRILAGVGDSADEPEVVPS, from the coding sequence ATGGTGTTGACGTTGCCTGTCGCGGCGCTGCTCGGGCTGGGCACCGGGCTTGGTTTGCTGCTGGTCGCGGTCGGGCTGACCGGACGCGACCCGGACCCGCCGGGCGTGGATGAGTCGTCCTCGTGGTGGTCGAGGTTCACCTCGGCCCGTGGGCCGGTCGACCGGCGCCGGCTGGCCGGATGTCTGGCGGTTGGCGTGCTGGTGGGTGTGGTGACCCGCTGGCCGGTGGCCGCTGCCCTGTCCGCCGTCGCGGCCTGGGTGCTGCCGCAGATCATCGGCCCGGACGGGGGCCATGCCCGGCGGGTTGCCCGGGTCGATGCCGTCGCGGTGTGGACCGAGGCGTTGCGGGACAACCTGTCCGGCGCCTCCGGGCTGGAGCAGTCGCTGATGGCCTCCGCGATCGAAGCGCCGGAGCCGATCCGTGACGAGGTGACCCGGCTCGCCGTCCGGCTGCAACGCGGGTGGCGGCTGCGGGACGCGTTGCAGGCGTTCGCCACCGAGTTGGGTGACCCCACTGCCGACCTTGTCGTCGCCGGGCTGCTGATGGCGGCGCGGGGCAGTGCCGGGCAGCTCGGTGAGGTGCTGGGTGAGCTGGCCGCCTCCGCGCGGGCGAAGGTGGCCTCCCGGCAACGGGTCGCCGCCGGCCGCCGCCGCAACCGCACCTCCGCCCGGGTGATCGTCGGAACCACCCTCGCCATGGCCGGCCTGCTCGCCCTGCTCAACCGGGGCTACCTACGCCCGTTCGACACCCCGACCGGGCAGCTGGTGCTGCTGGTTGCCGGAGCCTGCTTCGGTCTGGCGTTTTGGTGGCTGACCGTGCTCATGCGCGACCGTGACATCACTCGCATCTTGGCCGGGGTCGGCGACTCGGCCGACGAGCCGGAGGTGGTGCCGTCGTGA
- a CDS encoding winged helix-turn-helix transcriptional regulator: MPEIWDELQAIYRRKRAQHVLFALERGPRRYTDIQTDVTMATGKALHSHTLSDTLKWLQEHDYIEHHQYDDNADYRLTTNGQDLVRILGEINRMYRRRRTRDD, encoded by the coding sequence TTGCCAGAGATCTGGGACGAACTTCAGGCCATATACCGCCGAAAGCGTGCGCAGCACGTCCTCTTCGCGTTGGAGCGTGGTCCACGGCGCTACACCGACATCCAGACCGACGTCACCATGGCCACCGGTAAGGCCCTACACTCCCACACCCTCAGCGACACCCTGAAGTGGCTGCAAGAGCACGACTACATCGAGCACCACCAGTACGACGACAACGCCGACTACCGGCTCACCACCAACGGCCAAGACCTCGTTCGCATCCTCGGCGAGATCAACAGGATGTACCGACGCCGCCGGACTCGCGACGACTGA
- a CDS encoding BTAD domain-containing putative transcriptional regulator gives MFRAVAFLARLVRALLAFGVLAGFAVGVPWLLVASAGWPLDWIGWPHAGAFPGLTDLYGAVTSPWSDQMIVGLLASIGWVLWLQFLRDTAIEIIEASAPVSAARQGLPYAPAGRRGPIQWVAAVLVGAIVGAVLFDAARTVTGTTTGTADAAARNPAVAVAPAAPNALPAGYVITNAGPRSAVTVSADLITRITVVTTDAGDPDVPAWARDAPGGIHHVAKGDNLWDIAERKLGDPFRWREIYKLNRGHVQANGYALTDPDEIHVGWVLALPARQSAPAPAGPAPADPPPSNPAPGGSGATEPAPGGGPSAAPSTPPSTPPASATPAPNTAAPSTSASSTPAPSGPASSPSTSATPTDADSPGATTGEADAQPYADDTDTGITLPAEGWVSLGLAATIAAVAAMLRLQRRRRARLTFPAPVSTAPQPAPVPPSLARVDTIGSRHLGTNTEHRPAEPAPPAPIGLDANGAEVSLFDLPGTGLALHGDGAVPAARALLAAALSTGTTDTVDARPVVVTTADLLSRLLPEGAPAVGLDPDGTAFDGERLIVLADTAAAVTHAEEEMIGRRRLLDTFDADTITDLNARTDHAEIQPPYVLLVEATDRHAARLRAVAAHRAALDLHPVILGALDGFPTVDVDPDGAATSEEPSPVVRLSTIGAADLASVLGMLTDALARPEPGTDVDDPPTKPAPAAAPTEPAEPVPVQPGDGSALVRLRLLGPVTVATDTGPIATGMRSGSYTALALLAAHPAGRTLDQLAAALHPNTDKDIAVKRVRTDITTTRRVLRTSTGRDEPMFVVYDQTTGRYRLDPETVAVDLWQMLTAIDKANTAEDDTAALAALRQAADLYGGDFADGRDHTWAVDYATTYRHQILSVYARIAEILEADHPDQAVAALEQAVELDPVNEELYQRIMRIHGRQQRPDAVRRTLRRLEERLADLGDAEPSQATRRVAERQLRPAAPISGARP, from the coding sequence ATGTTCCGCGCTGTCGCCTTCCTCGCCCGGCTAGTGCGCGCCCTGCTGGCGTTCGGCGTGCTTGCGGGCTTCGCTGTCGGGGTGCCCTGGCTGCTGGTCGCCTCGGCGGGCTGGCCGCTTGATTGGATCGGCTGGCCCCATGCCGGCGCGTTCCCCGGCCTGACCGACCTGTACGGCGCGGTCACGAGCCCGTGGTCGGATCAGATGATTGTCGGGCTGCTGGCCTCGATCGGCTGGGTGCTGTGGTTGCAGTTCCTGCGCGACACCGCCATTGAAATCATCGAGGCGTCCGCCCCAGTCTCGGCCGCCCGGCAGGGCCTGCCCTACGCACCGGCGGGGCGGCGTGGCCCGATCCAGTGGGTCGCCGCCGTCCTCGTCGGTGCGATCGTCGGCGCGGTGCTGTTCGACGCCGCCCGCACGGTCACCGGCACTACCACTGGGACAGCTGACGCCGCCGCCCGCAACCCGGCCGTCGCCGTCGCCCCCGCTGCGCCGAACGCGTTGCCCGCCGGGTACGTCATCACCAACGCCGGCCCACGGTCAGCGGTTACCGTGTCCGCCGACCTCATCACCCGCATCACCGTGGTCACCACCGATGCTGGCGACCCGGACGTTCCCGCGTGGGCGCGCGACGCCCCCGGCGGCATCCACCACGTAGCCAAGGGCGACAACCTGTGGGACATCGCCGAGCGCAAGCTCGGCGACCCCTTCCGGTGGCGGGAGATCTACAAGCTCAACCGGGGGCACGTGCAGGCCAACGGCTACGCCCTCACCGACCCCGACGAGATCCATGTGGGGTGGGTACTCGCGCTACCCGCCCGCCAGTCCGCACCGGCACCGGCCGGCCCTGCCCCGGCCGATCCACCACCGAGTAACCCCGCGCCCGGCGGGTCCGGAGCTACCGAGCCGGCACCGGGCGGTGGCCCGAGCGCCGCCCCGTCAACTCCGCCGTCCACCCCACCGGCCAGCGCCACGCCGGCGCCCAACACGGCCGCGCCGAGCACCTCGGCGTCGAGTACGCCGGCGCCCAGCGGCCCGGCGTCGAGCCCATCCACGTCGGCCACGCCCACAGACGCCGATTCGCCGGGCGCCACGACCGGCGAGGCGGATGCCCAGCCGTACGCCGACGACACCGACACCGGGATCACGCTGCCCGCCGAGGGATGGGTCAGCCTCGGCCTAGCCGCCACCATCGCCGCCGTCGCCGCCATGCTGCGCCTACAACGACGCCGCCGCGCCCGGCTCACCTTCCCCGCACCAGTGAGCACCGCACCGCAGCCGGCCCCGGTGCCGCCGTCCCTCGCCCGCGTCGACACGATCGGCAGCCGCCACCTCGGCACCAACACCGAGCACCGGCCCGCCGAACCGGCGCCGCCGGCCCCGATCGGCCTCGACGCCAACGGCGCCGAGGTAAGCCTGTTCGACCTTCCCGGCACCGGCCTCGCCCTGCACGGCGACGGCGCCGTCCCGGCCGCCCGTGCCCTGCTCGCCGCCGCTCTGTCCACCGGCACAACCGACACCGTCGACGCCCGCCCAGTCGTGGTGACCACCGCCGACCTGCTATCCCGGCTGCTACCCGAAGGTGCGCCGGCCGTGGGCCTAGACCCCGACGGCACCGCCTTCGACGGAGAGCGGCTCATCGTGCTCGCCGACACCGCCGCCGCCGTGACGCATGCCGAGGAAGAGATGATCGGCCGCAGGCGGCTGCTGGACACCTTCGACGCCGACACCATCACCGACCTCAACGCCCGCACCGACCACGCCGAGATACAACCGCCGTACGTGCTGCTCGTCGAGGCCACCGACCGGCACGCCGCCCGGCTCCGGGCAGTCGCCGCCCACCGCGCCGCCCTGGACCTGCACCCGGTCATCCTCGGCGCCCTGGACGGCTTCCCCACCGTCGACGTCGACCCCGACGGCGCCGCCACGAGCGAGGAGCCGAGCCCGGTCGTGCGGCTGTCCACCATCGGCGCGGCCGACCTCGCCAGTGTGCTCGGCATGCTCACCGACGCCCTGGCCCGCCCGGAGCCCGGCACCGACGTCGACGACCCGCCCACCAAGCCGGCACCAGCCGCGGCACCCACCGAGCCGGCCGAACCGGTGCCCGTCCAGCCGGGCGACGGCTCCGCCCTGGTCCGGCTGCGGTTGCTCGGCCCGGTCACCGTCGCCACCGACACCGGGCCGATCGCCACCGGGATGCGCAGCGGCTCCTACACCGCCCTTGCCCTACTGGCCGCGCACCCGGCCGGGCGCACCCTGGACCAGCTCGCCGCCGCCCTGCACCCCAACACCGACAAAGACATCGCCGTGAAACGGGTCCGCACCGACATCACCACCACCCGGCGAGTGCTACGTACGTCGACCGGTCGCGACGAACCGATGTTCGTCGTTTACGACCAAACCACCGGCCGGTACCGCCTCGACCCCGAAACCGTGGCCGTGGACCTGTGGCAGATGCTCACCGCCATCGACAAGGCGAACACCGCCGAGGACGACACGGCGGCCCTCGCCGCGCTGCGGCAGGCCGCCGACTTGTACGGCGGGGACTTCGCCGACGGCCGCGACCACACCTGGGCTGTCGACTACGCCACCACCTACCGGCACCAAATCCTGTCCGTGTACGCGCGCATCGCCGAAATCCTCGAGGCCGACCACCCGGACCAGGCCGTCGCCGCCCTGGAACAGGCGGTCGAGCTGGACCCGGTCAACGAGGAGCTGTACCAGCGGATCATGCGCATCCACGGCCGCCAACAGAGGCCCGACGCCGTGCGGCGAACCTTACGCCGCTTGGAGGAGCGCCTGGCCGACCTGGGCGACGCCGAACCGTCCCAGGCGACCCGCCGCGTCGCCGAACGCCAACTCCGGCCTGCCGCCCCGATCAGCGGAGCGCGGCCATGA
- a CDS encoding N-acetyltransferase — protein sequence MDLTYALLDGEKARLWLPQLVDLYAVVYAEPPYEEGPEQVAEFAETVPGDLDADGFTLAAAFVNEHLAGAAYGVTMAAGRWWKNTDDEPPAEVRDAAKFAVMEWMVRPANRITGVGRSLIRLLLADRPEPWAVLASDPRSTARSMYERAGWRQVGRSHLSWGPAMDLLVLPLTSPSRPNAAMIPSTPRRPVA from the coding sequence GTGGACCTGACGTACGCACTCCTCGACGGTGAGAAGGCCCGATTGTGGTTGCCTCAACTCGTCGACCTGTACGCCGTCGTATACGCCGAGCCGCCGTACGAGGAAGGGCCCGAGCAGGTTGCCGAGTTCGCCGAAACGGTCCCCGGTGACCTCGACGCTGACGGATTTACGCTCGCGGCCGCATTCGTCAACGAGCACCTGGCAGGGGCGGCGTATGGCGTGACGATGGCCGCCGGCCGCTGGTGGAAGAACACCGACGACGAGCCGCCGGCCGAGGTGCGAGATGCAGCGAAGTTCGCGGTGATGGAATGGATGGTGCGTCCGGCAAACCGCATCACAGGCGTGGGGCGGTCACTTATCCGGCTGCTACTCGCCGACCGGCCAGAACCTTGGGCCGTCTTGGCGTCGGACCCGCGGTCTACCGCGCGCAGCATGTACGAACGCGCGGGCTGGCGCCAGGTCGGCCGCTCTCACCTGTCGTGGGGACCGGCCATGGATCTGCTCGTGCTGCCGCTCACGTCGCCCAGTCGCCCCAACGCCGCCATGATCCCCTCCACACCTCGTAGGCCGGTGGCGTAG
- a CDS encoding pilus assembly protein TadG-related protein, with product MTPFAVLITIALLAVAGLVLDAGLALSEKVRALDIAQAAARAGAQELDLYKYRTSNVAELDPDRAASAARAWLTSAGVEGEATATVTTVTVTVRRTSDTQLLQIVGVRQLAVSASATATAVQGVTGPTT from the coding sequence GTGACCCCCTTCGCGGTGCTTATCACGATTGCGCTGCTCGCGGTGGCCGGGCTGGTCCTTGACGCCGGGCTGGCGTTGTCGGAGAAGGTCCGCGCTCTGGACATCGCGCAGGCGGCGGCGCGGGCCGGGGCGCAGGAACTGGATCTGTACAAGTACCGCACCAGCAACGTCGCCGAGCTCGACCCGGACCGCGCCGCCTCGGCGGCGCGGGCGTGGCTGACCTCGGCCGGCGTCGAAGGCGAGGCCACCGCCACCGTAACGACCGTCACCGTGACGGTGCGGCGGACCAGCGACACGCAGCTGCTGCAGATCGTCGGTGTGCGGCAGCTCGCCGTGTCGGCCTCGGCCACGGCGACCGCTGTGCAGGGCGTCACCGGTCCCACCACCTGA
- a CDS encoding GNAT family N-acetyltransferase: MTADGVVLTRHGGADVDAMLADIAVLYEVVYSEPPYNGGPLFSRDRFLDRTHRQKTAPGFELITARAGGELVGFSFGFTFDAGRWWGGRTEPPPSPEVMAPPKFAVIELVVAKEWRGQGISSSLMRELLAERSEPLATLLSEPDAHARRIYEHWGWQHAVNVQPADDGPWMHALVLPLNSTATS, translated from the coding sequence GTGACCGCCGACGGTGTTGTCCTTACCCGCCACGGCGGAGCCGACGTCGACGCCATGCTCGCCGACATTGCCGTGTTGTACGAGGTCGTCTACAGCGAACCGCCGTACAACGGCGGCCCACTGTTTAGCAGGGACCGGTTCCTCGACCGCACACACCGCCAGAAGACGGCGCCGGGATTCGAGCTCATCACCGCACGAGCCGGCGGTGAGTTGGTCGGATTCAGCTTCGGGTTCACCTTCGACGCCGGCCGCTGGTGGGGCGGCCGCACAGAACCGCCACCATCACCCGAGGTGATGGCCCCACCGAAGTTCGCCGTCATCGAGCTAGTGGTGGCCAAGGAATGGCGCGGGCAGGGGATCAGCAGCTCTCTCATGCGAGAGCTGCTGGCCGAGCGCTCGGAGCCGCTGGCCACCCTGTTGTCCGAGCCCGACGCCCACGCACGCCGCATCTACGAACACTGGGGCTGGCAGCACGCTGTCAACGTCCAGCCGGCCGACGACGGGCCATGGATGCACGCCCTGGTCCTACCCCTCAATTCGACGGCAACATCTTGA
- a CDS encoding effector-associated constant component EACC1, with protein sequence MSEGPDAVELMLSMHSDRFDADDERWITQELDLLADLARETGGVRRESIPATGDKGAVEAVILALGSAQAFTAAVQCWKAWLSRDRTRRIEVAWTIDGRRERIVVQGTAVDDATFAKLAQAIQVREGDQ encoded by the coding sequence ATGAGTGAAGGCCCAGATGCGGTCGAGCTGATGTTGTCCATGCACAGCGACCGGTTCGACGCGGACGATGAGCGGTGGATCACGCAGGAGCTAGACCTTCTGGCCGACCTCGCCAGGGAGACCGGTGGCGTGAGGCGCGAGTCTATTCCGGCGACGGGTGACAAGGGCGCGGTAGAGGCCGTGATCCTGGCGTTGGGCTCGGCGCAGGCGTTCACGGCCGCAGTGCAGTGCTGGAAGGCGTGGCTGTCACGTGATCGCACCCGCCGCATCGAGGTGGCGTGGACCATCGACGGACGGCGGGAGCGGATCGTCGTACAAGGCACGGCCGTCGACGACGCGACGTTCGCGAAGCTGGCCCAGGCGATCCAGGTGCGAGAAGGCGACCAATGA